The Leishmania panamensis strain MHOM/PA/94/PSC-1 chromosome 32 sequence genome window below encodes:
- a CDS encoding hypothetical protein (TriTrypDB/GeneDB-style sysID: LpmP.32.2870): protein MSRADKQQHQEHVVGTSRDTSVRLFAFANTRPSYQVVFAPEKPLIILKSKKSASPQHPCLQWESLSTLVFQARPNTTHAIYVADTTNLSSVTTYDQEEHVNGAAVGPLLKRLSNAIARLNPHNATMVAAGVSGHLAMKYVLVGEKTLGHHDRLVQRLVLVCPTPLSSLTAMTNAVVRRPLVDGYQLPDIVVLLKEQTEVLAWSAWLTALQDVHHRISSFHITTNLAPSLFAAIAREAGLAEADGTVADVHQRYAVPRVYRLDFVLSKQTKSVVQLPRLSPLDTLGYDDDAGEDGDFIESVDEAVAAGSSVGVDESCCGCGSEGFCGNRGHGEERTEGENHGSMLVSGLHGLASWCDPVRVVLEGRVLDLRAGLVGTTDGCVEVTNLLERVTADSALAAWHARAVSANQKARRQRPPAVAVAGALTRDDKGRTTLRAEEVRPLTKAEARYSMMAGSSLEEIPVHYNASRIAHSYGALLIRGRKCALARTVKGAVDARMRIPFTPHSSAEESCVDCAVRALCDACEVSSDNFFLPSYLPPVTFYPTATADDAGPRCVTIYTALAISPPSRGVASDAVEDVPEPEEPYDWVTFSRALTLVETEVEREALQEAQVHLKRAHKAGLYTPVKGCGLFGEGVKPRSDGEAGAVISKGALTGIPAGAAHRLKTLAGIEFYVIVCPGGVAAELMPLLTQALHTTCSLACDTETTTSPIEDIAAEAQRRGERHVLLFLGGDDDAEAFCETHLLYLTEERHATAQVFTVLLPQVATSIVELNDGVLASEVEARLETLLSAVRVSDALLTMVPLKELSRTEHIVLQVCCKANPDLMLFDSWEARCPFTLCDHTPGGSGSASDVGATPILKEMKVRTPAGVPVAPASLAFLTHAGALDCFYAAGEYRLLLLQGDVWVPTRGSTQGFVYLDLVSHCLVVEPGKEWTSASDAGRMSELTLLVWCANDAAADAAAVHVATLEKELQWSEARDGSDWLLAYDPLPQWE, encoded by the coding sequence ATGAGTCGAGCAGATAAGCAACAGCACCAGGAGCACGTGGTCGGCACCTCTCGTGACACGAGCGTGCGTCTGTTCGCCTTTGCCAACACCCGTCCGAGCTACCAGGTTGTGTTTGCTCCAGAGAAGCCGCTCATTATTCTAAAGTCAAAGAAGTCTGCATCTCCGCAGCATCCGTGCCTTCAGTGGGAGTCGCTGAGCACGCTGGTATTTCAGGCTCGGCCCAACACCACGCACGCCATCTACGTAGCCGACACCACCAATctcagcagcgtcaccacGTATGATCAGGAGGAGCATGTcaacggtgctgctgtcggcccgctgctgaagcggctCAGCAACGCCATTGCGCGGCTGAACCCACACAACGCCACCATGGTAGCGGCTGGAGTGTCGGGACACCTCGCGATGAAGTACGTGCTtgtgggagagaagacacTGGGTCACCATGATCGACTCGTGCAGCGGCTCGTGCTCGTGTGCCCTACCCCACTGAGTTCCCTCACCGCCATGACGAACGCCGTGGTCAGACGTCCCCTCGTGGACGGTTATCAGCTTCCAGATATAGTTGTGCTGCTCAAGGAGCAGACAGAGGTTCTTGCGTGGTCTGCATGGCTGACCGCGCTGCAGGACGTGCATCACCGCATCTCATCCTTTCATATCACCACGAACTTGGCGCCGTCCCTGTTCGCGGCCATCGCGCGCGAGGCGGGACTAGCGGAGGCGGACGGCACGGTGGCCGACGTGCACCAGCGCTACGCGGTGCCGCGCGTGTATCGGCTGGACTTCGTTCTAAGCAAGCAGACGAAGAGCGTGGTGCAGCTACCACGGCTGAGCCCGCTCGACACACTCGGCTACGACGATGACGCGGGTGAGGATGGCGATTTCATAGAGAGCGTGGATgaggctgttgctgctggtagTTCCGTAGGTGTTGATGAGTCTTGCTGTGGatgcggcagcgagggcttCTGTGGCAACCGCGGGCACGGAGAAGAACGAACAGAGGGTGAAAACCACGGCAGTATGCTGGTGAGTGGTCTTCACGGCCTCGCTAGCTGGTGTGATCCGGTGCGTGTCGTCTTGGAGGGCCGTGTGCTAGACCTGCGGGCTGGCCTGGTCGGCACGACGGACGGTTGCGTGGAAGTGACGAACTTGCTGGAGAGGGTTACAGCGGACTCAGCACTCGCCGCGTGGCACGCGCGAGCCGTGTCAGCTAACCAAAAGGCGAGGCGCCAGAGGCCACCTGCAGTGGCGGTCGCCGGTGCGCTGACCCGTGACGACAAGGGCCGCACAACGCTGCgcgccgaggaggtgcgacCACTCaccaaggcggaggcgcggTACTCCATGATGGCCGGCAGCTCTCTAGAAGAGATTCCGGTGCACTATAATGCCTCTCGCATTGCACACAGCTACGGCGCTCTGCTGATTCGCGGCCGCAAATGTGCGTTGGCGCGCACTGTAAAGGGTGCGGTGGACGCACGCATGCGTATTCCTTTTACgcctcacagcagcgccgaggagTCTTGCGTGGACTGCGCCGTGCGCGCCCTTTGCGATGCCTGCGAGGTGAGCAGTGATAACTTTTTCCTGCCGAGCTACTTGCCACCCGTCACCTTCTACCCCACAGCGACCGCGGACGATGCCGGGCCACGTTGCGTGACCATCTATACTGCCTTGGCGATCAGCCCACCTTCACGCGGCGTCGCGAGCGATGCCGTCGAGGATGTGCCAGAGCCCGAGGAGCCGTACGACTGGGTGACCTTTAGTCGTGCACTCACGTTGGTGGAGACGGAGGTAGAGCGCGAGGCACTGCAGGAGGCACAGGTCCACTTGAAGCGGGCGCACAAGGCTGGACTGTACACCCCCGTCAAAGGATGCGGGCTCTTTGGCGAGGGTGTGAAACCACGCAGTGACGGCGAGGCTGGTGCTGTGATCTCCAAAGGAGCTCTGACAGGCATACCAGCCGGGGCCGCACACCGCCTCAAGACGCTGGCTGGAATTGAGTTTTACGTGATTGTGTGCCCTGGTGGTGTGGCCGCTGAGCTGATGCCACTTCTGACTCAGGCGCTGCACACGACCTGTTCACTCGCATGCGACACAGAGACGACCACCTCGCCCATTGAGGACATcgctgcagaggcacagaggcGCGGCGAGCGGCACGTCTTGTTGTTCCTGGGCggggacgacgacgccgaggcCTTCTGCGAGACACACTTACTGTATCtgacagaggagaggcatGCAACGGCCCAGGTGTtcacggtgctgctgccgcaagTGGCAACGTCGATAGTTGAGCTTAACGACGGGGTGCTCGCCTCCGAGGTAGAGGCGCGACTGGAGACTCTCCTCTCCGCAGTGCGCGTCTCGGATGCTCTCCTCACCATGGTGCCGCTGAAGGAGCTTTCCCGCACCGAGCACATTGTCCTGCAGGTTTGCTGCAAAGCAAACCCTGACCTCATGCTCTTCGACAGCTGGGAGGCGCGCTGCCCCTTTACGCTGTGCGACCACACGCCAGgggggagcggcagcgccagtgACGTGGGCGCGACGCCGATCCTGAAAGAGATGAAGGTGCGCACCCCCGCTGGTGTACCTGTTGCCcctgcctccctcgcctttctcACCCACGCAGGAGCTCTGGACTGCTTCTATGCTGCGGGGGAGTaccgcctgctgcttctgcaaGGAGACGTGTGGGTACCCACCCGCGGCTCGACCCAGGGCTTTGTGTACCTTGACCTTGTGTCGCACTGTCTGGTAGTTGAGCCGGGCAAGGAATGGACGAGTGCGAGCGACGCAGGCCGAATGAGTGAGCTGACGCTGCTTGTGTGGTGCGCCAacgacgccgcagctgacgcggctgccgtgcaTGTGGCTACGCTGGAGAAAGAGCTGCAATGGAGTGAGGCGCGGGATGGCTCTGACTGGCTGTTAGCGTATGATCCCCTACCCCAATGGGAGTAG